A genome region from Tenebrio molitor chromosome 4, icTenMoli1.1, whole genome shotgun sequence includes the following:
- the LOC138129591 gene encoding uncharacterized protein: protein MPKQKISLREKILQWTSKKDLYEIKSTREMFCKACGKLFICEKKCHLQQHEQTAIHKENIMTPLRQTLLTQNLEESANSTFNMELCNVFLAANIPWHKLQNPAFQNFLTKYCGRKIPDESTLRKNYLPKCYKDTIDRIRNELDPFNIWVSVDETTDALGRYVANCLVGKLSEDEPGKSYLLASKQLERTNHETIARFVNQSLEILWSTRVVAEKFLLFVTDGAPYMIKSGRHLKVFYPKIVHVTCLAHALNLVAEKIRYQYEDVDNLISNVKKIFVKAPLRVEMYKEKLKEMPLPPQPILTRWGTWLQAAMFYSEHFDSIKEVVMSFDGSSAVAIQKAQSIMKKPGIKNQLIYVRSNFKIICESITQLEKNGLPLTDSIKIVENVFTSLKKSPGPVAAVALKKLEDVTEKNPGYKFLLELARIFRGEDVPEHDTKMEEIYYKFAPITSCEVERSFSKYKSILVDNRQCFKVENLEQYLVCNVNT from the exons atgccgaaacaaaaaattagtttacgcgaaaaaatattacagtggacaagcaagaaagatttatatgaaataaaatcaacccgagaaatgttttgtaaagcttgtggtaaactg tttatatgcgaaaaaaaatgtcacttgcaacagcatgagcaaacggccatccataaagagaacattatgacaccgcttcggcaaacgttgctgacacagaacttggaggaatcggcaaatagtacattcaatatggaactttgtaacgtctttttagctgccaatataccatggcacaaactacaaaatcctgcgtttcagaattttctgacaaaatattgtggtagaaaaattccggatgagtctactttacggaaaaattatttaccaaaatgctacaaagat actattgaccgcattcggaatgagctggatccttttaacatatgggtttcagttgacgaaacaacagatgcacttgggcgatatgtggcgaattgtctggttgggaaactttcagaagatgaacctggaaaatcttatcttttggcgtctaaacaattagaaagaacaaatcatgagacaatagctagattcgtaaatcaatctttag aaatcttgtggagtaccagagttgttgctgaaaagtttcttttgtttgtaacggatggagcaccatatatgataaaatctggtagacaccttaaggtgttttatccaaaaattgtgcatgtcacatgcttagcgcatgctttaaatctagtggctgaaaaaattcgctatcaatatgaagatgtggataatttaatttcgaacgtgaaaaaaattttcgttaaggcacctttgagagttgaaatgtacaaagaaaaactaaaagaaatgccactgcctccacagccaattttaacacgatggggaacatggcttcaggctgctatgttttacagcgaacactttgattccattaaagaa gttgtcatgtcctttgatggaagttctgctgttgctattcaaaaagcacagtctataatgaagaaacccggaataaaaaaccaattaatttatgttcgcagtaattttaaaataatctgcgaaagtattactcaattggaaaaaaatgggttacctttaaccgattcaatcaaaattgttgaaaacgtatttacctccctaaaaaaatctccaggccctgtagcagcagtagcattaaaaaaacttgaagatgttactgaaaaaaatcctggatacaaatttcttctagaattggcaagaatttttagaggtgaagatgtgccggaacatgacaccaaaatggaagaaatttattacaaatttgcgcccattacctcttgcgaggtagaaagaagtttttcaaaatataagtccattttggtggataaccgacaatgttttaaagtagaaaatttagagcaatatcttgtatgcaatgtaaatacgtaa
- the LOC138129107 gene encoding chymotrypsin-1-like gives MKAIVWFLAPIFFATCNGHGSVRIVGGEELEDLSDYMFVVSFLSSENGNYSLCGGTLIDPRHVITAGHCSPGVSYIVVGSNNVIYGGSRYNVEKSVPHPDFSGSPSYRNDIAVLTLTEDVTEVTEFPKRPTSELNDFDISCTVLGKGLTSYPNGTVSQKLKKTNVKPISKIQCDYDWRKLVPRKTICATTDGTGTCPGDSGGPLLCNDELTGVVSFGYPCGTGVPDVYTDVYDFNDWIDSEIGEN, from the exons ATGAAGGCAATAGTGTGGTTTCTAGCTCCAATATTTTTTG cCACTTGTAATGGTCATGGCAGTGTAAGGATTGTTGGAGGCGAAGAATTAGAAGATCTCAGCGATTACATGTTTGTGGTGTCTTTTCTGTCTTCAGAAAATGGGAATTATAGTTTATGTGGGGGAACACTGATAGACCCACGACATGTAATAACTGCAGGTCACTGCTCCCCAGG tgTCTCATACATAGTTGTTGGTAGCAATAACGTGATATATGGTGGAAGTCGGTATAACGTAGAAAAATCAGTACCGCATCCTGATTTCTCCGGATCTCCTTCGTACCGAAACGATATAGCTGTTTTGACTTTAACGGAAGATGTGACAGAGGTGACGGAGTTTCCCAAAAGGCCGACAAGTGAATTGAACGACTTCGATATTAGTTGTACAGTACTTGGAAAGGGACTAACTAGTTATCCTAACGGTACAGTCtcacaaaaactgaaaaaaacaaatgtcaaaccgATATCAAAAATACAATGTGATTACGATTGGAGAAAACTTGTTCCAAGAAAAACTATTTGTGCCACGACCGATGGTACCGGAACCTGTCCGGGAGACTCTGGAGGTCCATTATTATGTAACGATGAACTGACTGGTGTTGTGTCGTTTGGTTATCCATGTGGAACAGGAGTACCAGATGTATACACAGACGTCTACGATTTCAACGATTGGATCGATTCCGAAATCggcgaaaattaa